TAGTAGATATGTGATATATTATCTATGTCgccttttctcttcccaGTATTTTTAGTCTGTGCATCTATGTCGTACAACGGAATTGGTCTATCGACACCAAAAGGTACAGGTACTAATGGATACGTACAAAGAAACCTATCCGATCTTTATCAGGGGAGGAAGGGCCAAAGTGAGGGTAAGCATTTTctgaaaagagaacagATTAGACAacaaagagagagaaaaaagtcTCTTGAACGAAGCAGAACAGAACTGCATGATGAAGCTTTGAGCGAGCATGAACGGAAGAGGGAGTTGGAAGTTAAGGTAATGGAATACAGAGAGAGGCTAGAGGACGATACCAAATTGGAGAACGAcaatattgaagaactgGTAAAAACATATAGAGAGACACTAAAAAAAGGGCAAGGTGAAGGTCAAGGTCGAAACAGGAGCAGGAGCAGATCACCGCAAAGAGAACGCGAGATTCGTGCATACAATCAGAAAGTCGACCCTTTTGAAAAGCCCGAGAACAAAACTCCAGACACTACAGCCCAGATATAGCAAAGCGCGCTTGATTAGTTTTATATATGCTAGTATTACAAATGTGAGCAAAGTTGAAACAGCCGGCAAAGCAAGAACACGTTTCAAATAATCCTCACATAAACCATTCTGCCTCCGAAAAGAGAGTTTCTAACGGCTGGCTCTAGCCGAGTAGACTGCTGAGTGGCATCCCTAGTAATAGCTCTATCCTCCTGCTTAGCATCCCAAagcatcatcttcaaatcgtTGTAAAGAATGAAGCTCTGGCTATCACAGATAAGGTGTATCTTCATACCTCCTTTGTAACGAGGGTAGCAGATGGTTCTTTTCACCCATTCGGCAGAATATTCGATCTTATTTTCATTGTTGCgaggaggaagaactgATTCCAATTTAAGAATATGACCATTGCTATCTCTGATGGCTTTAATGAACTGATATTCCTCAATACCGAAGGCATCGACTATATATCTGTGAAAGTTAGGATTTGTTTTGAGACTGTCAGAAACAGCCATACCAGTAGCGCCCGTTCTGTCAGTTTTACTGTCCATAGGAGAATGGCAACCAGCCTTATCGTTCAAAATGAAGTTAAGGGCATGAGCAGAACATTTGCTTGTCTCCTGgaatgaaaaagaattCTCCGATTTAACACTGGAGACAGACGATGGAGGGTTCGAAGAACTGACAGAGTTTTCACTGGAGTTATTGTTGCGATTGAAAGCATTGGAGTTCGCGGAATGTATAGGAGGATGGTGAGTAATCGTACGctgagaaggagattttGGTAAACCTGTTTCGTTTAGTACTTTAATGGCTTGATGTCTAACACCGAAAAAACTGTCCAGAGATCCCAACAGATCGTTAGATGTGAATGCCTCAACACCgatatcttcaaacttGCAAAAAACTGATTTTTTTGGAGCCGAAGAAGTGGAGGTAAGAGAAGTAATAGGGCCGCCATTTCCGTTGGACATTTTGAAGTCCGTGGCCGAAGTGAAATCATAGACGGCGAGTCTTTGGgtgttcttcttgttcatgTAAAGAAGTAAAGCTGTCATATCatcatgaagaaggaatctTCCTGTGATATTAGAGGAGAAAGGTCTTCCTTGTGGACGCATTCCGTTTACTACAGAGTCGGTAGAAGCAGCGGCAGAAGCCGTTGAAGGTTTGAGTCTCTTGTAAACGGCAGATGAATGATACACAGTACCTgcaatagaagaagagcatgCAAAACCTTCGCTCTGGTTGCGTTTACGGTGAATGCCGGGGGACATAGACACGGACGATGGCGATTCGAAAGAACTCCTGTCTTTTTCAATAGGAGATCCGGAAGTAGAGGATCCCAACGGAGTAAAGCTGCGTCTTGCCACACTCGCGCTCGTAGTCAAATAGTGCGGAGTCGTACTCTGGCGCATATTCTGGCCTGCAGAATTGCCTGACCTATCCGGAAATATAGAATCTATGTGAGGAAGGGACTGTAAACACTCTCCCTGAGAATGTGGAGCGTACGATGGTGAATAATAATTCACCAGCGCTCTGGCTGGGGCCATGGAATACGGAAGGAATAACCTGTACTGATTGCATCAATGATGGAGATACTCCTGCAGGACCCATTGCACAGGCTGATCCTATGGGAGTCATTTGAGCCACCTGACCAGCGGAAACCATCTGGTTCATCTGAGTCATCTGCACCATTTGGGTCATTCCTATGGGTCCTACAGGTCCCATCTGAGTAACTGTAACTGGACCGGCGGGATTCATATTCATCGCATATGCAGGACCATTATTCTGATAGACGGGAACGGAATTGGAGGGACCAGAACTATAGTAAATTCCAGGGTATTGGTACTGAGGAACCATATGGCTAGGAGCAGGAACAGAAGTCTCGAAAGATCGACGGGAGTTtaaaggaggaggaggaggaggagtaGTGGTGAATTGAACAGGAGTCGTTTGAGAAGAGACAAGCTGAGAAGGGAACTGCCTGAGTTGTCTCCGACTTGGAGTCAGCTCGGGAGTTATACTGGGAGtcattgaaggaggaggtgTAGAAGCGAAAGTCCTATTAGGGATCGGAGTTGCTCGAACAGAGGTCAAtggatgagaagaataggCAAGCATTGGAGAAGTAGGTGGTGCTGTCTGATTAGGAATGTATGCAATTGAGTGGTTTATCTTCTGAGAAAGTGAATATGAAGCAGGAATTTGCATACTCAGGCAAGCATGAGTgaattaaaaaaaattgaacaaAAGTCCAGATTGAGCGGCTTCGACAAGACCAGAAAGACCTGAGACAGTGAAGTTTTGGAGTGGGCAGATCATATTACTTATAGCAAATGCAGGGTGGGAGTGATGCTATGTATCACATTCCTGCCTAGTCTGTAGGAAAGAAGGAATCCAAAACACACAAGgcgaaaaaagaaaaagctgcatcaaaggaaaaaaattaaaaataTTAAAACAAAAAATATTAGCGTAAAATTAATGTCCATTCACAAAGATGCAAGAAGCGCAGATCGGTCAATCAACGAGATTCTGCATGGTTTATTGTTTGGATACGTAACCTCGGTCACCGAAGGGCCaccaaaaaggaaaaaatcCTCCAGTGGCTTTGTAAGAGCACCGTTATTTACTCATTTACTCTACTCAATAAGTTATACCTTGACGGATAACGAGTAGTTACCCCAAAGAGTGCAGATTCTTCATGCAGgcaggaaagaagaacgatATATGGCTTCGAAAAAGGgggccaaaaaaaaaaaatttaaaaaaaataaaaagataatttcagaaagaaatgcCTGCCGGGTGCAAAAGCTGTGTATCTTTCGAGGTGGACTGACGGGAGAATGTACGCATGTATTTAGATCCAAATGTGCAATTAGCGATGCCGAATTATGTACCTGTTAGTGTATATATCTATTGTACTACAAAACAGAGTGATGTAGGCGGTAGTTTACAGTTTGGCCTCCTCACCATAACTTGAGATGTTCAATGTTAAACGTCCCTGGAGCTCTGTTTCAGCGCATTCGTGTTTTCCCCTCCTCTTTATCCTGTGGCTTTTTATAGATAGCCGCTTCTTCGAGACCAACTTGTCTCcttccattttcttttgaacgGCTCTAACCATTCTGATGTATTATTTCACAggccatttcttttttcataTATTTcgaatctgaaaaatttcgaatcagttttttttttttctggCGGTTTCGCTAAAAAGGGTGTCCCGTCCGTCTGGTTTACCCGAGGTTCTGCAGAATGCATTGAAGAGAGCTTCCGTGCTTCACCAAAGGTGCGTATTCTCTCTCAACTCTCGTTTGTGTCCATTATCTTCACTTTTCCATTTGAGTGAAGCCACAATTAACACGTCAAAACCTCTTATTTGGACATATACAACTCAATTGATTGCAATTATCACAACTGATAAGATCGTTTAAAAGTCTACCGCAATGAAGTATTAGGAATTTAGTATGTTTACACCGTGGGGCTAGGCCATCGAAACATCGCATTTGGGGTTACCAAGATCACCTAATCACAGACATGCCTTAAAATATTttttaaagaaaaagcaaaaaaatAATATGTAGAaatgtatatatatacggaaaagaaaactaaGAGAGCCTGCATATAGTGGCTTAGCTCCAATTCCGACGGAGGGGTGTCTCAGCACTGTGCGTGCACCCATTTATCTCACGTCTCGTACCTTTTTCACATCAGAATGTTTTAGGACGgcatagaaagaaaaaattggtCCCCCTCCCCCCTGTGTCACCGGTATGTTTGGGCCAAATGTGTTTTAATTAATGCGCATATGCGGACACTAAAAAAACGATTTGTGACGTGTTGACCTCTTTGCGGAATCTCCTATATACCCTTTGCTTCTTTGCTAATCTCGGTAGACTTTTCTAATGTATCAAGTTGGTTCTCCTGTCTACAATAATGTGGTGTATTTAAACGTTTACAATCATTTCTCGTGCTTCCTGACTGTCAAATAATTTTAGTAgccttctttctttacttgtccctttcttttggaattcatctttttcGTTAATTTGCATGCAGCTCTGAAACAAATATGCAGCCGCTGTCGAGTTTTCGACAGTTTTTTTCCGTTTTGGCTACTTTtccatctcttcattttgGGTTGACTTTGCTACTTCCAATTCGGTTTCTGATCTTTCCgcatttcttttccaatctctcttcttcccgCGGATATGGAAATATGAAAAAGGAGTTTTAGCCCCGCCTTTAGAGATAGACCATAAAGGAAGGATAAGCAGAGTACTACCCTATACACACTCTCTTTGGATTAGCCAGATTACGGAATTCCATCCCGACATTTATGTTATATGTGATCATACGTGAAACAACAACCTCCTGAAGATCAATTACTTGGCTTTCGGAGAACGATAATAGTTGAGGAATGTATCGAAATCTTTatttcctttctttttgattttccATACCGTAATCGAGGATGCATAATAACGAAAGATCATCCCTTTTTAgtgtatttttttcttgctttttTTGTCGCGATTTTCACTTCATTCATCCATCCTTGGCCTCTCGTTGTCAGGATGCAGGAGCGATACTCTCTGTAAGGATATGCTGAGATCGAATGAGACGAGGTTTGACATAGCGCACACCTTGGCTATCTCTGATTCTTCGTAGGTAATTAATTTACAAGACGTTGAATTACTAATTGTCAGAATAGAAGCTTACGCATGCCTTCCTTCactcttcctttttggcTCCTTTCAGATGAAACAAATATTCAAccagaaaattttttgctcatctccttcattctATCTTTCTCACTGCCATTTCTGTATATTTCAGTGCCTCGTATTTGTTAGGCCTCTCAACTTTTCAACCTGGCGCGATAAATTTCCCAGTTCCATGGATTTGTATTATGCTATATACAATATCGTTGGATTTCGTGTTTCTTCACATTTGTCTGCTTTTCGACACAACAACCTTTGGCACCAGCGgctttctccttccttcAACTGATTGATTGAGTTTAATCTTCCTATATCCGACTCGgctatcttttctttttaatctcgtttctttcctttttttcaacttccCTTGAAGCAGCCAAACCATCTCCATACCTTTTAGATCCGTCTTCCCCTGAGAATCGTAGATCTTCTAAATTCCGAAACATTCACGTCGATCGACTTTATGTCCCGTCTTATacaaaaaatttttcttgtCTAATTTCGCTTCGCTTGTTCGTGTTTATCTTATCAGCATTTTGAACTGCTTGGGCACATCCTTTTATTAGCTGTTGTTGATTATATCGTGCACACTAAGGTTTTAACCCAATTCAGTTCTCTTTTTTCCCTCGTTTGGTTCTATTGCTCCTTTTGTTTGATTGAATTTTCATTATGGGCTGTTGTGCCAGTTGTACGGCCAAAGGCGATGACGACAATCTGTATCGTCAGCTGTTGGCAGATAACGAGCGTGATGCTATCTCGGCACTTCTTGAGTATCTTGAAAACCGAGGAGAAGTCGATTTTTTTTCGGATGGTCCTTTGAAGGCACTTAGCACTTTAGTTTATTCCGATAACATTGACTTACAGCGCAGTGCTGCGCTCGCCTTCGCTGAAATTACCGAGAAGGAGGTACGCCCGGTATCAAGAGACGTTTTAGAGcctcttcttattcttctaCAAAGTTCTGACCAAGAGGTTCAGCGTGCTGCCTGTGCGGCGTTGGGAAATTTAGCTGTgaatgatgaaaataaggTGTTGATCGTTGACATGGGTGGTCTTTCGCCGCTAATACGACAAATGATGTGCCCTAACATAGAGGTTCAGTGCAATGCTGTTGGTTGTATCACCAATTTGGCTACCCAGGATAAAAATAAGACGAAGATTGCCAAGTCAGGTGCTCTTATTCCTCTTACCAAGTTAGCTAAGTCTCCTGATTTACGTGTTCAGAGAAATGCTACAGGAGCTTTACTAAATATGACCCATTCTTACGAAAACAGGAAGGAGTTGGTCGATGCAGGCTCTGTTCCTGTGTTGGTGCAACTTCTCTCCAGTCCAGATCCAGATATTCAATATTATTGCACCACGGCGTTGTCCAATATAGCAGTGGATGAAGCCAACAGAAAGAGGTTGGCAACTACAGAACCCAAGTTGGTAGGTCAGTTGGTTCAGCTTATGGACTCGCCAAGTCCAAGAGTGCAATGTCAGGCCACATTGGCGTTGAGAAATTTGGCATCGGATGCATTATATCAGCTCGAAATCGTGAGAGCAGGGGGACTTCCGAACTTGGTCACATTACTCAAATCACAGCATGAGCCTCTCGTTTTGGCAGCCGTTGCTTGTATTCGAAATATATCGATTCATCCAATGAACGAGGCCCTCATCATCGAGGCAGGATTCCTCGAGCCATTGGTAGATTTAGTTGATTACACAGACAATCCTGAGATCCAGTGTCATGCCGTGTCAAGTCTAAGAAACTTGGCGGCCAGTAGTGAGCGGAACCGTCAAGCTTTAGTTGATGCAGGTGCTGTCAAGAAATGCAAGGAAATGGTT
The sequence above is a segment of the Brettanomyces nanus chromosome 4, complete sequence genome. Coding sequences within it:
- a CDS encoding uncharacterized protein (EggNog:ENOG41): MVPQYQYPGIYYSSGPSNSVPVYQNNGPAYAMNMNPAGPVTVTQMGPVGPIGMTQMVQMTQMNQMVSAGQVAQMTPIGSACAMGPAGVSPSLMQSVQVIPSVFHGPSQSAGTVYHSSAVYKRLKPSTASAAASTDSVVNGMRPQGRPFSSNITGRFLLHDDMTALLLYMNKKNTQRLAVYDFTSATDFKMSNGNGGPITSLTSTSSAPKKSVFCKFEDIGVEAFTSNDLLGSLDSFFGVRHQAIKVLNETGLPKSPSQRTITHHPPIHSANSNAFNRNNNSSENSVSSSNPPSSVSSVKSENSFSFQETSKCSAHALNFILNDKAGCHSPMDSKTDRTGATGMAVSDSLKTNPNFHRYIVDAFGIEEYQFIKAIRDSNGHILKLESVLPPRNNENKIEYSAEWVKRTICYPRYKGGMKIHLICDSQSFILYNDLKMMLWDAKQEDRAITRDATQQSTRLEPAVRNSLFGGRMVYVRII
- the VAC8 gene encoding Vacuolar protein 8 (BUSCO:EOG09341BQV) — translated: MGCCASCTAKGDDDNLYRQLLADNERDAISALLEYLENRGEVDFFSDGPLKALSTLVYSDNIDLQRSAALAFAEITEKEVRPVSRDVLEPLLILLQSSDQEVQRAACAALGNLAVNDENKVLIVDMGGLSPLIRQMMCPNIEVQCNAVGCITNLATQDKNKTKIAKSGALIPLTKLAKSPDLRVQRNATGALLNMTHSYENRKELVDAGSVPVLVQLLSSPDPDIQYYCTTALSNIAVDEANRKRLATTEPKLVGQLVQLMDSPSPRVQCQATLALRNLASDALYQLEIVRAGGLPNLVTLLKSQHEPLVLAAVACIRNISIHPMNEALIIEAGFLEPLVDLVDYTDNPEIQCHAVSSLRNLAASSERNRQALVDAGAVKKCKEMVLEAQESVQSEISACFAILALADDLKSKLLEMGIIDVLIPLTKSPNPEVCGNSAAALANLCSRIDDYSIVLKNYDGISDFISNFLDSGNSTFEHIALWTVLQLLESDNIEIKNKIKNDINGGKISLNNLTGDDLNGSDEISNLVQQILELIK
- a CDS encoding uncharacterized protein (BUSCO:EOG09344SYO), encoding MSYNGIGLSTPKGTGTNGYVQRNLSDLYQGRKGQSEGKHFLKREQIRQQRERKKSLERSRTELHDEALSEHERKRELEVKVMEYRERLEDDTKLENDNIEELVKTYRETLKKGQGEGQGRNRSRSRSPQREREIRAYNQKVDPFEKPENKTPDTTAQI